Sequence from the Candidatus Krumholzibacteriia bacterium genome:
CTGCGGCGATGACGAAGTCACCCCGCCCGGCTCGGGGACGACCGCACAGGTCCAGATCCAGAACGGTTTCGCGCAGCTCGGCACCTTCCGCGATGCTGCGGGCAGCGAGCCGGCGCTGCAGCTGCTCGACACACCGGAGTTCGCGGCGATCCTCAACACTTTGTCGCTTCCCAGCGTTCCCGTGACGCTCACCGCGCCGCCCGGGGCGTCGCGTCCGGTGCGCGCGCTGCTCCGCAAGTTGAGCGAGAGCCGGCCGCGCTTGGTGCAGACGGCTTTCGGAACCTGGCAGCGAGACCCGAGCAACACCGGCGATCCGTTCCCGGGCTGGACTCTGGTCGATCCGGGCAACCCTCCCGATGGCTTCATCTTCCGCTTCGATCTCGACGATGGGATCTTCGTCCTCGATCCCGGCGGAGCACCGATCCCGTTGCGCGGTGAATTCCGCATCCTTGAGATCCAGATCGACGATCGCGGCACGCCGGATCCGGCCGATGATGTGCCCCTCGGTCTGGTGCTCGAAATCGCCGCCACGGCCGAGGCGATGGGTGATCCGCCCGTGCTGGTGCACCTCGATTTCGCCTTGGAGTTCGACGCCGCGGGCGAGCTGCAGTCGTTCCACCTCGGGGATCCCCAGGCCAGCAGTCCCAACGACGGGGGCGCCGCCTTCCTCGGTCCGGTCCTCATCGCGGTGAGCGTCGAGAGCGCGCCGGGGAGCCTCACGGCGCTGGTGCAGATCTACGACAGCAGCGAGAACTTCGTCGTCAGCCTCGAGGTGGGTCTGACCGGCGATGTGGGCTCCGGGCTTCTCGAGGCCGCGAGCACCGCCTTCGGCTACGGCGTCACCCGCGATCCGACGACGCCGCCATGGGTGATCGCTCTCGAGGCCACCAATTTCCGCGCCGATCCGAATGGCACCGGCGACCTGGCCGACATCCACGGGAGCATCCGTCGTGGCCATGCGGAGCTCGCCACCCTCGCCGGGGACACGACGGAGGTGCCCATCGATACCGACGGGGACCAGATTCCCGACGACTCCTGTCTCAACGTGAACGTCACTTTCGCCGATACCCCGAACGAGCCGCAGAACCTTTGCCTGGCGTTGCCGGGTCTGCGGGATCTGCTCGGCGGCGGCGGCGGCATGCCCTTGCTCGGGGCTACGAACATGTTCCCGCGCTAGCGAGGGAGAGACCGCCGCCGATGAATGCACCCGAACGGGAGAGAAACCCATGAGAGGCCGCAATTCGATCCTCGTCTTCTGCGTCGGTTCGTTCCTGCTCTGGGGCTGCCAGAAGGCAGCGGAACAGCAACCGGCGCCGGGAAACGCGCCCGCTGCTACTGCGGAGGCACCGGCGGCGAGCGCTGCTGCCGACGAACAGACTGCCCTGCACAAGGCCGACCCGGTGGGGAACTACGGCGCCGGGATCGTGCTGCAACAGACCACCAGCATCAGTTCGATCCTGGCCGAGCCGGCGCAGTACGAGGGCAAGATCGTCCAGGTGGCGGGCACGGTGAGCGCGGTCTGCGCCAGCCGCGGCTGCTGGCTGGAGCTCGCCAACGGCGACGCCGCCCTGCGCGTCAAGGTGACCGACGGCGAGATCGTCTTCCCCTTGAGCGCGAAGGGACATCAGGCCGTGGTGGAGGGCGTGGTGGAGAAGATCGAGATGAGCGAAGAGCAGCACCGCGCCTGGAAGCAGCACGACGCCGAAGAACGTGGCGTCGCTTTCGATCCCGCCGCCGTCTCCGGGCCCTACACGATGTGGCGTCTTGCCGGGCTTGGCGCCCGCATCGAGGGCTGAGCGCGATCACCACGCCATCACCGCCGGCGGGCGGGTTCTCCCCGCCCGCCGACGGCCCATGCCACGCTGGATCTCGCTTCCCTGCTCGCTCAGCCTCCCTGCCCACGCGGTTCTGTCTGCTACTTCATCGCCGTCCGCGACGGAACGAATTCCTCCATGACCGCTCGACGGAGCAGCGCCGGGGGTAGCAGGCCCTGGGCGAGGACGAAATCGTTGAACGCCTTGCGGTCGAAGCGGTCGCCCAAGGCGCGCTCCGCTACGGCGCGCGTTTCCAGCAACCGGTTGTAGCCCACGAAGTACGAGGGCGCCTGGCCCGGGGCGAGGAAGGTGTAGCGCTGCACCTCCTGCTGGGCCATGGCCTCGGAGAGACACACGTCCTGGCGCAGCACCCGCGTCGCTTGCTCTTTGGTGATTTGCCCGGTCTGCAGCCCCGGGTCGAGGTACGCCCGCGCTGCCCGCATCAGCCGGTTCTGCATGGTGACGAGCTGACCTTCCACGGGCTCGTAGGGTTGCAGCTCGGATTCGGCGTACAGGCCCCAGCCCTCGACATTGACGCTGTTGAAGGCGAACAGCGCCCGCGCCAGCGACACACCCTTCTCGATCACCGAGGCGAACTGCAACTCGTGGCCCGGACGCCCTTCGTGCGCCGTCAGGGTCCACGAGGCGGCCTCGTAGGTGAAATCGTCGAAGGAGAGCTTGCCTGCCCCGGTCTTGTCCGGGATGCGCAGCGGCAGCACGAAGGTGCCGAGCTCTCCGGTGTTGCCGATCAAGCGCGGCGGTCGCATGTTGGGCGCCGGAATCGCGGCGCTCTCGGCCTCGC
This genomic interval carries:
- a CDS encoding DUF4920 domain-containing protein; its protein translation is MRGRNSILVFCVGSFLLWGCQKAAEQQPAPGNAPAATAEAPAASAAADEQTALHKADPVGNYGAGIVLQQTTSISSILAEPAQYEGKIVQVAGTVSAVCASRGCWLELANGDAALRVKVTDGEIVFPLSAKGHQAVVEGVVEKIEMSEEQHRAWKQHDAEERGVAFDPAAVSGPYTMWRLAGLGARIEG